From the genome of Papaver somniferum cultivar HN1 chromosome 2, ASM357369v1, whole genome shotgun sequence, one region includes:
- the LOC113348347 gene encoding pentatricopeptide repeat-containing protein At3g04750, mitochondrial-like: MFRCRYGWHLFTSVSPPSKSSWDPTVSLTLSHPTLVLLEQCRTRNHFKQILAQMIRIHLVTETFPMSRLLLFSAVSHPENLDIATILFDHYTPRPNLFIYNTMISALSFSPTQSFSLYNSMLRSYLSPDEKTLISLIKGSNYLSEGKQIHCHAIVTGLSSCGYFLNSLIKMYSEHGQMALADQVFQQVPQLDTISFNIMIAGYVWNSCSLKALDLFHDMVSAYLSPDDITMVSLLMSCGRLRNIHLGKSVHAWISRRTVCGFSLVLSNALLDMYVKCGNLFLARRVFDASSKKDIVSWNTVIAGYVKVGEVEVAHGLFDEMPVRDLVSWNSIIAGYAQRGNLPTVMDMFNGMVFQKVVPDKFTIVSLVCSAAKANSLGQGRWVHGWIFRRQMKLDAFLGSALVDMYCKCGGIEAALAVFKMITVKDVTLWTSMIAGFGSHGYGKQALEYFCKMQENLKPNQVTFVAILTACSHSGMVDDGLRIFNAMKENYGIEPGVEHYGCLIDLLARAGKLFEAKRVIDNMAMKPSRSIWGAMLNASQAHGNVEMAEAASTELLKLEPEKEGGYVLLSNMYAADGNWDHSNRIREIMGNRGLKKTAGCSKLVVGGREI; the protein is encoded by the coding sequence ATGTTTCGTTGCAGATATGGCTGGCACCTCTTCACATCTGTATCGCCTCCCAGCAAAAGCAGCTGGGATCCAACTGTGTCCCTCACTCTCAGCCATCCAACCCTTGTTCTGCTTGAGCAATGCAGAACTAGAAATCACTTTAAACAGATCTTGGCTCAAATGATAAGGATCCACCTGGTTACAGAGACGTTTCCCATGAGTAGGCTTCTTCTGTTCTCAGCAGTCTCGCATCCAGAAAATTTGGATATCGCCACAATCCTATTTGATCACTATACTCCAAGGCCGAATCTCTTCATTTACAACACTATGATCTCTGCCTTATCATTCTCACCAACTCAATCATTTTCCTTATACAACTCAATGCTTCGATCTTACTTATCTCCAGATGAAAAGACTCTCATTTCCCTCATCAAAGGCTCAAATTATTTATCAGAAGGTAAGCAAATCCATTGCCATGCCATCGTGACAGGGTTATCATCCTGTGGTTATTTCCTTAATTCACTCATCAAGATGTACTCCGAGCATGGACAAATGGCTCTTGCAGATCAGGTCTTTCAGCAGGTGCCTCAACTAGATACTATTTCATTCAATATCATGATTGCTGGATATGTTTGGAACTCATGTAGCCTAAAAGCGCTTGATCTGTTCCATGACATGGTAAGCGCATACCTCAGTCCAGACGATATCACGATGGTAAGTCTCCTCATGTCATGTGGGAGACTGAGAAATATACACTTGGGGAAGTCAGTTCATGCATGGATTTCGCGGAGGACGGTTTGTGGTTTCAGTTTAGTTCTAAGTAATGCACTTCTTGATATGTACGTCAAATGTGGGAATTTGTTTCTTGCTCGCAGGGTTTTTGATGCATCTTCGAAGAAGGATATTGTATCATGGAACACGGTAATTGCGGGGTATGTCAAGGTTGGAGAAGTGGAAGTTGCCCatggtctttttgatgaaatGCCTGTTAGAGATCTTGTATCCTGGAATTCCATTATAGCTGGATATGCACAGAGAGGAAACTTGCCAACAGTGATGGATATGTTCAATGGTATGGTTTTCCAGAAAGTTGTACCTGACAAGTTTACAATTGTTAGCTTGGTCTGCTCTGCTGCGAAAGCAAATTCCCTAGGTCAAGGGAGGTGGGTTCATGGTTGGATATTTAGAAGGCAGATGAAATTAGATGCATTTCTGGGTTCCGCACTTGTAGACATGTATTGTAAGTGTGGTGGCATTGAAGCAGCTCTTGCTGTTTTCAAAATGATTACTGTAAAGGATGTTACTCTATGGACTTCTATGATTGCAGGGTTTGGGTCTCATGGCTATGGGAAACAAGCTTTGGAATATTTTTGTAAAATGCaggaaaatctaaaacctaatcaGGTGACATTTGTGGCCATTCTCACAGCTTGCAGTCACAGTGGGATGGTGGATGATGGTTTACGGATTTTCAACGCCATGAAGGAAAACTATGGTATTGAACCAGGGGTGGAGCACTACGGGTGTCTCATTGATCTTCTAGCACGCGCAGGTAAGCTTTTTGAGGCAAAACGCGTAATTGACAATATGGCGATGAAGCCGAGTAGGTCCATTTGGGGAGCAATGTTAAATGCTAGTCAAGCTCATGGAAATGTCGAGATGGCAGAAGCTGCTTCGACGGAATTGTTAAAGCTTGAGCCAGAGAAAGAGGGTGGCTATGTTCTGTTGTCCAATATGTACGCAGCTGATGGGAATTGGGATCATTCAAACAGGATCAGAGAAATAATGGGAAACCGAGGATTGAAAAAGACAGCTGGTTGCAGTAAGCTGGTGGTAGGTGGGCGAGAAATATGA
- the LOC113348345 gene encoding pentatricopeptide repeat-containing protein At1g52620-like — protein sequence MSKTLLSLSKPKHNHLKPSRILQPISPNLKRLLHDVLHILQTHQKWEEILENQFSGEVVSEVAPLVLDRIHNVEKGLKFFDLISRWGSLNSHCYSSLLKILAKSKRFKEIETVLENMRNDKILLTHEAINDLMRVYSVFGMVDKSLEMYYVLVNEYSSFPTVFACNGLLDALFRFRRFSGIETARQVYDEMLKRNECDNNFVDDYSTGIMVKGLCREGMVEEGKRLIDDRWGKDCIPNIVFYNTLIDGYCRKGEVKRGCELFEELKLKGFVPTLFTYGAMIKGLCSKGDFEQIDELMSEMNANGLSGGVEIYNNIIDARFNHGFEVEAVECLNKMIEGNCEPDITTYNIVISGLCKVGKVYEANGFLGQAVERRLRPDKYSYTPLILGYCRKGEVFRASNLIIEMTERGDKPDLVTYGALVSGLVHVGEIDAALKIREEMIHRGLPPDVGIYNVLMSGLSKKGMLQTAKQLLEEMLNQKIAPDSFVYTTLIDGSVRNGDLDEAKKLFEFMVEKGIKPGVVGYNAMIKGFCKFGLMEDANLCIDRMVKQYVFPDKITYSTVIDGYVNLHDMDGALKVFNQMVKRKCKPNVVTYTSLIKGFCQNGVSDRAQELFREMKSCHVVPNVVTYSTLIGGFCKEGKLSKSALCFEEMLINKCAPNDVTYNYLINGLMNNKSDLILVEENEFQKNTKVLLLDAFRMMVLDRWDPCLAAYNAIIVCLCRHRMLKSAFELRDKMTKKGFLLDSVNFAAILHGICLEGRSSEWKSFYTSSFDQRNLQVALRYSELLDKYLLGKTVSEASQILRSLSDKAKTDNPVVVLNY from the coding sequence aTGTCTAAAACCCTCCTTTCTCTGAGTAAACCTAAACACAACCATCTCAAACCTTCTCGTATCCTCCAACCCATTTCACCAAACCTCAAAAGACTTCTTCACGACGTATTACATATCCTTCAAACCCACCAAAAATGGGAAGAAATCTTGGAAAATCAATTCTCAGGAGAGGTAGTTTCAGAAGTTGCTCCTCTGGTTCTGGACCGAATTCACAATGTCGAAAAAGGTTTAAAGTTCTTCGACTTAATTTCTCGATGGGGTTCTCTTAATTCTCATTGTTATTCTTCACTGTTGAAGATTCTAGCTAAATCAAAAAGGTTTAAAGAGATTGAAACTGTGTTAGAAAATATGAGAAATGATAAAATTTTACTTACTCATGAAGCTATTAATGATCTGATGAGAGTTTATTCTGTCTTTGGGATGGTTGATAAATCCTTGGAGATGTATTATGTTTTAGTTAATGAGTATTCATCTTTTCCTACTGTGTTCGCATGTAATGGATTGCTTGATGCGCTGTTTAGATTCCGGAGATTTAGTGGTATTGAGACTGCAAGACAAGTGTATGATGAAATGCTTAAGAGAAATGAATGTGATAATAATTTTGTAGATGATTATAGTACTGGTATAATGGTTAAGGGTTTGTGTAGAGAAGGAATGGTTGAAGAGGGTAAAAGATTGATTGACGATAGGTGGGGTAAGGATTGTATTCCAAACATTGTTTTCTACAATACTCTTATTGATGGGTATTGTAGGAAGGGTGAAGTTAAACGAGGTTGTGAGCTTTTTGAAGAGTTGAAATTGAAAGGTTTTGTGCCTACATTGTTCACCTATGGAGCTATGATAAAAGGGCTTTGCAGTAAAGGAGATTTTGAACAGATTGATGAGCTTATGTCCGAAATGAATGCAAATGGTTTATCTGGTGGTGTggaaatttataataatattatcgATGCTCGATTCAATCATGGTTTTGAGGTTGAAGCAGTAGAGTGTCTCAATAAAATGATTGAAGGAAACTGTGAGCCAGATATTACAACTTACAATATTGTGATTTCTGGTTTATGCAAGGTGGGCAAGGTTTACGAAGCGAATGGTTTTCTAGGGCAGGCTGTGGAAAGACGACTGAGACCGGATAAGTATAGTTATACTCCTCTAATTCTTGGGTATTGTAGGAAGGGAGAGGTTTTCAGAGCCTCAAATTTGATCATAGAAATGACAGAAAGAGGGGATAAACCCGACTTGGTAACTTATGGAGCTCTTGTTAGTGGACTTGTGCATGTAGGTGAGATTGATGCTGCATTGAAAATACGTGAAGAAATGATACATAGAGGATTACCTCCTGATGTAGGTATTTACAATGTTTTGATGAGTGGATTGTCCAAGAAAGGGATGCTTCAAACTGCTAAGCAGTTGCTTGAGGAAATGCTCAACCAAAAGATTGCACCAGATTCATTTGTTTATACTACACTGATTGACGGGTCTGTTAGAAATGGGGATCTTGATGAGGCGAAGAAGCTTTTTGAATTCATGGTTGAAAAGGGTATCAAACCTGGAGTAGTTGGTTACAATGCAATGATCAAGGGCTTCTGTAAATTTGGCCTGATGGAAGATGCCAACCTATGCATTGATAGAATGGTAAAACAATACGTTTTCCCAGATAAGATCACTTATTCTACTGTTATCGATGGGTATGTTAATCTACATGATATGGATGGAGCTCTAAAGGTTTTTAACCAAATGGTGAAAAGAAAATGCAAGCCGAATGTGGTCACATATACTTCTCTAATTAAAGGGTTTTGCCAGAACGGAGTTTCCGATAGAGCTCAAGAGCTCTTTAGAGAGATGAAATCTTGCCATGTAGTTCCAAATGTTGTCACATACAGCACTCTTATTGGTGGCTTTTGTAAAGAGGGAAAACTTTCAAAGTCCGCTTTGTGTTTTGAAGAAATGTTAATCAATAAATGTGCTCCTAATGATGTGACTTATAATTATCTGATCAATGGGTTGATGAACAATAAATCTGATCTTATTCttgttgaagaaaatgaattcCAAAAGAATACCAAGGTCTTACTCTTGGATGCGTTCAGGATGATGGTGTTGGATAGATGGGACCCCTGTTTAGCAGCCTATAATGCTATTATTGTCTGCCTCTGCCGACATAGGATGCTCAAATCTGCATTTGAGTTGAGAGATAAGATGACTAAGAAAGGGTTCTTGCTAGATTCTGTTAATTTTGCTGCTATACTTCATGGTATTTGTTTGGAAGGAAGATCTAGCGAGTGGAAGAGCTTTTACACCTCCAGTTTCGATCAACGAAATCTTCAAGTTGCTCTCAGGTACTCAGAATTGTTAGATAAGTACTTGCTTGGAAAAACTGTTTCTGAAGCCTCTCAGATTTTGCGATCCTTAAGTGACAAGGCTAAAACTGACAACCCAGTGGTAGTGTTAAATTACTAA
- the LOC113348348 gene encoding E3 ubiquitin-protein ligase Os04g0590900-like has translation MGSVGPPQGLVPYENVRDCSQGFCSFSCPQWCYIIFPPPPPFGFSDDDSSGTNFSPLVIAIIGILASAFLIVSYYTIISKYCGNLGSSSSRTNSDNNNESNENNQELANQEPWQIPNTGLDEALIKTITVCKYSKRDGFIDGTDCSVCLSEFQENESLRLLPKCSHAFHLSCIDTWLKSHANCPLCRANIVCTSPAPLPSVQDDSSQVCEQGGELQRSSGNGNRNVSSSASVVGDSEENNNDAIIEIRDEAGVQQIRRSISMGDMSRGDRLSIADILCDNQDEHCHHDPHISEEHGGFQEGGTESSSSRKQNVGSTANKLIHTRSKVLHCVMSPVTMKRSTSSGGRFLFSTRHGRSSSRNLDTLPL, from the coding sequence ATGGGTTCAGTTGGACCACCACAAGGTCTGGTACCTTATGAAAATGTTAGAGATTGTTCACAAGGATTTTGTAGTTTCAGTTGTCCTCAATGGTGTTACATAAtattcccaccaccaccaccgttcggATTCTCCGACGACGATTCCTCCGGTACAAATTTCTCCCCGTTGGTCATCGCGATTATCGGTATACTAGCTAGTGCTTTCCTCATTGTTAGTTATTATACTATTATTTCTAAGTATTGTGGGAATTTGGGTTCATCTAGTTCAAGAACAAACAGTGACAACAACAATGAGTCGAATGAGAATAATCAAGAACTAGCTAATCAAGAACCGTGGCAGATTCCGAATACCGGGTTAGACGAGGCGTTAATTAAGACGATAACTGTTTGTAAGTACTCGAAAAGAGATGGGTTTATCGATGGAACGGATTGTTCTGTGTGTTTAAGTGAATTCCAGGAGAATGAGAGTTTGAGGCTTTTGCCGAAATGTAGTCATGCTTTTCATCTTTCGTGTATTGATACATGGCTTAAGTCGCACGCGAATTGCCCGTTATGTAGGGCGAACATTGTATGTACTAGTCCTGCACCACTGCCTTCAGTTCAAGATGATAGTTCGCAAGTATGCGAACAGGGAGGAGAATTGCAAAGGAGTAGTGGTAATGGTAATCGAAATGTTAGTTCTTCGGCGAGTGTTGTTGGAGACTCGGAGGAAAATAACAATGATGCAATCATTGAGATTAGAGATGAAGCAGGAGTTCAACAAATTAGAAGGTCAATATCAATGGGGGATATGTCTCGAGGAGATCGTCTTTCTATTGCAGACATCTTGTGTGATAATCAAGATGAGCATTGTCATCACGATCCTCATATTAGCGAAGAACATGGGGGATTTCAAGAGGGTGGTACTGAATCGTCGTCCTCgagaaaacaaaatgtgggttcaACAGCTAACAAGCTAATTCACACTAGAAGCAAGGTTTTACATTGTGTTATGAGTCCGGTCACAATGAAACGTTCGACTTCTTCGGGTGGAAGATTCTTGTTTAGCACCAGACATGGAAGATCATCATCAAGGAATTTAGATACTCTCCCATTGTAA
- the LOC113348349 gene encoding protein OSB4, chloroplastic-like, producing MASIRTNSLIRSSSSQNPSLNLNPHHHHLISSSSSSFQFPPNPFSSSLRLTLSKTETKINRRLGFYKNPPPISSSFNQDNQTQYPKPTEIPWSKELANTVHLIGNVGNPVQIKYLDSGKVLAWTSLAVRRSPTETTWFNLTFWNELAHIANQHVEKGQRLYVTGNIVSNTVDKDDGSKQTYYKVVVRELNFVEKIVTPGNSSSYEREPSPVITAGQGGNYAGKSGTSTQELWQAFFANPVDWWDNRKNKRTPKHPDFKHKHTGEALWVDAKYNPPWVKSQLAILDTTMASHRTNEDNSVRYMSSDELTLF from the exons ATGGCGTCAATTCGAACAAATAGCCTCATacgttcttcatcttctcaaaaccctagtttgaatCTTAATccccatcatcatcatctaataTCCTCtagttcttcttcatttcaatttCCCCCAAATCCTTTCTCCTCTTCACTTCGCCTCACTCTATCAAAAACTGAAACAAAAATCAACAGAaggttagggttttacaaaaaccctcctcccatttcttcttcatttaaccaagataatcaaacacagtaTCCTAAACCTACTGAAATCCCATGGAGTAAAGAACTTGCAAACACTGTTCATCTTATTGGTAACGTTGGTAATCCGGTTCAAATCAAGTACCTTGATTCTGGTAAAGTTCTTGCTTGGACTAGTCTTGCTGTCAGGAGATCTCCCACTGAAACTACCTG GTTTAATTTGACATTCTGGAATGAATTAGCACATATTGCAAATCAACATGTAGAGAAAGGGCAGCGGTTATATGTTACTGGAAATATTGTATCAAATACTGTTGATAAAGATGATGGAAGTAAACAGACTTACTATAAG GTGGTTGTTCGAGAGTTGAATTTTGTTGAGAAAATCGTCACTCCAGGAAATTCTTCGTCTTATGAGCGAGAACCAAGTCCTGTGATAACAG CTGGACAGGGTGGAAATTATGCTGGTAAGAGTGGGACTTCAACACAAGAGCTTTGGCAAGCCTTCTTTGCAAACCCTGTTGACTGGTGGGATAACAGGAAAAACAAG AGGACTCCCAAGCATCCAGACTTCAAACATAAGCATACTGGAGAAGCATTATGGGTTGACGCTAAGTACAACCCACCATGGGTAAAGTCTCAATTGGCAATACTGGACACCACAATGGCCTCACATCGTACTAACGAAGATAACAGTGTTAGATATATGTCCAGTGACGAGTTGACACTTTTCTAG